The proteins below come from a single Streptomyces tubercidicus genomic window:
- a CDS encoding Fpg/Nei family DNA glycosylase, whose translation MPEGDTVWRLAQRLHDALTGGPLTRCELRVPRLATVDLTGRGVLGVIPRGKHLLTRFEGGLTLHSHLRMDGAWQIYAPAERWRGGPAHQIRAILGTAAHTAVGYRLPVLDLLRTADESRVVGHLGPDLLGPDWDPEEALRRLLATPGRPLGEALLDQRNLAGIGNVYKAELCFLLHASPWLPLGALPRPDRVPTLAKKLLEANKRRPARVTTPSARPDRRLWVYGRAGRPCLRCGTEIRSADQDPATDERVTYWCPTCQPDPPAARPTGPKDLPHPN comes from the coding sequence ATGCCCGAAGGTGACACCGTCTGGCGCTTGGCCCAGCGGCTCCACGACGCCCTGACCGGTGGTCCGCTGACCCGCTGCGAGCTGCGCGTCCCCCGGCTGGCGACGGTGGATCTGACCGGCCGCGGCGTGCTGGGCGTCATCCCCCGCGGCAAGCACCTCCTCACCCGCTTCGAGGGCGGTCTCACCCTCCACTCCCATCTGCGGATGGACGGCGCATGGCAGATCTACGCCCCGGCCGAGCGCTGGCGCGGCGGCCCCGCCCACCAGATCAGGGCGATCCTCGGCACCGCGGCCCACACCGCCGTCGGCTACCGCCTCCCCGTGCTCGATCTGCTGCGCACCGCCGACGAGTCCCGGGTCGTCGGCCATCTGGGACCCGATCTCCTCGGCCCGGACTGGGACCCCGAAGAAGCCCTGCGCCGACTGCTCGCCACCCCGGGGCGCCCCCTCGGCGAGGCCCTGCTGGACCAGCGCAATCTCGCCGGAATCGGCAATGTCTACAAAGCCGAGCTGTGCTTCCTGCTGCACGCCTCCCCGTGGCTCCCCCTGGGGGCACTGCCCCGGCCGGACCGCGTGCCCACGCTCGCCAAGAAGCTCCTGGAAGCCAACAAGCGACGCCCCGCCCGTGTCACCACGCCCAGCGCCCGTCCCGACCGGCGGCTGTGGGTCTACGGGCGGGCCGGCCGCCCCTGCCTGCGCTGCGGCACCGAGATCCGCAGCGCCGACCAGGACCCCGCCACCGACGAACGCGTCACCTACTGGTGCCCCACCTGCCAGCCGGACCCACCGGCCGCCCGGCCAACTGGCCCGAAGGACCTCCCGCACCCCAATTGA
- a CDS encoding Dps family protein, translating to MSVVKSTLSDGDRGIVGNALQGALVDLVDLSLVAKQVHWNVIGPRFRSIHLQLDEVVASGRQHADTVAERAAAIGVSPDGRAVTVAKTSGIDEVKDGWIKDGQVVRAMVAALAAVIGRMRERILATAEADPVSQDILIGLTADLEKHHWMFQAESQ from the coding sequence ATGTCTGTCGTCAAGAGCACACTGTCCGACGGGGACCGCGGCATCGTCGGGAACGCCCTGCAGGGAGCCCTCGTCGACCTGGTGGATCTCTCCCTCGTCGCGAAGCAGGTGCACTGGAACGTCATCGGTCCGCGCTTCCGCTCCATCCATCTCCAGCTCGACGAGGTGGTGGCCAGCGGGCGGCAGCATGCCGACACGGTGGCCGAGCGGGCGGCGGCGATCGGGGTGTCCCCTGACGGGCGGGCGGTCACCGTCGCCAAGACCAGCGGGATCGACGAGGTCAAGGACGGCTGGATCAAGGACGGTCAGGTGGTGCGGGCGATGGTGGCGGCGCTGGCCGCGGTCATCGGCCGGATGCGCGAGCGGATCCTCGCCACCGCGGAGGCGGACCCGGTCAGCCAGGACATCCTCATCGGGCTGACCGCCGACCTGGAGAAGCACCACTGGATGTTCCAGGCCGAGTCCCAGTGA
- the rimO gene encoding 30S ribosomal protein S12 methylthiotransferase RimO: MPERRTVALVTLGCARNEVDSEELAGRLAADGWELVEEAADADVAVVNTCGFVEAAKKDSVDALLEANDLKAAAREGGGRTQAVVAVGCMAERYGKELAEALPEADGVLGFDDYSDISGRLQTILSGGIHASHTPRDRRKLLPISPAERQDAASVALPGHAQSGPGEATPPADPPADLPEGVAPASGPRAPLRRRLGSSPVASVKLASGCDRRCSFCAIPSFRGSFISRRPSDVLGETRWLAGEGVKEVMLVSENNTSYGKDLGDIRLLETLLPELAAVDGIERIRVSYLQPAEMRPGLIDVLTGTDKVAPYFDLSFQHSAPGVLRSMRRFGGTDSFLELLETIRTKAPQAGARSNFIVGFPGETESDLAELERFLTEARLDAIGVFGYSDEDGTEAASYEDKVDPDVVAERLARVSRLAEELTAQRAEERIGETLRVLVDRTDDEDGVVGRAAHQAPETDGVTLLSTDQELAPGRMVEAKVVASEGVDLVAEVLSVEGTGCTEEAAR, translated from the coding sequence ATGCCCGAACGCCGTACCGTCGCCCTTGTCACTCTTGGCTGCGCCCGTAACGAGGTGGACTCGGAGGAGCTCGCAGGCCGCCTGGCAGCGGACGGCTGGGAGCTCGTCGAGGAAGCCGCCGATGCCGATGTCGCCGTCGTCAATACCTGTGGTTTCGTCGAGGCCGCCAAGAAGGACTCCGTTGATGCCCTGCTGGAAGCCAACGATCTGAAGGCCGCCGCCCGGGAGGGGGGCGGCAGAACCCAGGCCGTGGTGGCCGTCGGCTGTATGGCCGAGCGCTACGGCAAGGAGCTCGCCGAGGCGCTGCCCGAGGCGGACGGGGTGCTCGGCTTCGACGACTACAGCGATATCTCCGGCCGCCTGCAGACCATCCTGAGCGGCGGCATCCACGCCTCCCACACCCCGCGCGACCGCCGCAAGCTGCTGCCGATCAGCCCGGCCGAGCGCCAGGACGCAGCCTCGGTCGCGCTGCCCGGCCACGCCCAGAGCGGTCCCGGCGAGGCGACGCCGCCGGCGGATCCGCCCGCGGACCTGCCGGAGGGCGTCGCGCCGGCCTCCGGGCCGCGTGCGCCGCTGCGCCGCCGGCTCGGCAGCAGCCCGGTGGCCTCGGTGAAGCTGGCCTCCGGCTGCGACCGGCGCTGCTCGTTCTGCGCCATCCCGTCCTTCCGTGGCTCCTTCATCTCCCGCCGGCCCTCCGATGTGCTGGGGGAGACCCGCTGGCTGGCCGGGGAGGGCGTCAAGGAGGTCATGCTGGTCTCCGAGAACAACACCTCCTACGGCAAGGACCTCGGCGACATCCGCCTCCTGGAGACGCTGCTGCCGGAGCTGGCGGCCGTCGACGGCATCGAGCGGATCCGGGTCAGCTACCTCCAGCCCGCCGAGATGCGCCCCGGCCTGATCGACGTGCTGACCGGCACCGACAAGGTGGCGCCCTACTTCGATCTGTCCTTCCAGCACTCGGCGCCCGGTGTGCTGCGCTCCATGCGGCGCTTCGGCGGCACCGACAGCTTCCTGGAGCTGCTGGAGACGATCCGCACCAAGGCACCGCAGGCCGGCGCCCGCTCCAACTTCATCGTCGGCTTCCCCGGCGAGACCGAGAGCGATCTGGCGGAGCTGGAGCGCTTCCTCACCGAGGCCCGGCTCGATGCCATCGGCGTCTTCGGATACTCCGACGAGGACGGCACCGAGGCCGCCTCCTACGAGGACAAGGTCGACCCGGACGTGGTCGCCGAGCGGCTGGCGCGGGTCTCGCGGCTGGCCGAGGAGCTGACCGCGCAGCGTGCCGAGGAGCGGATCGGCGAGACGCTGCGGGTGCTGGTCGACCGGACCGACGACGAGGACGGTGTCGTCGGGCGGGCCGCGCACCAGGCTCCGGAGACCGATGGCGTCACCCTGCTGTCGACGGACCAGGAGCTGGCGCCCGGTCGTATGGTCGAGGCAAAGGTGGTGGCGAGCGAGGGCGTGGACCTCGTCGCGGAGGTGCTGTCGGTGGAGGGCACGGGGTGTACCGAGGAGGCGGCCAGATGA
- the pgsA gene encoding CDP-diacylglycerol--glycerol-3-phosphate 3-phosphatidyltransferase — protein MTGVPASAAGGPRTAPVVRQAGLWNIANVLTMLRLVLVPAFVLLLMHDDGTDPVWRVFAWAAFAVAMITDIFDGHLARAYNLVTDFGKIADPIADKAIMGAALICLSVLGDLPWWVTGVILFRELGITLMRFWVIKHGVIPASRGGKIKTLAQGTAVGMYVLVLTGPLATFRWWVMAVAVALTVVTGLDYVRQAVVLRRAGLARERALCAERDAVR, from the coding sequence ATGACCGGAGTCCCGGCATCCGCAGCTGGTGGCCCGCGCACGGCGCCGGTCGTCCGGCAGGCCGGGCTGTGGAACATCGCCAACGTCCTGACGATGCTGCGGCTGGTGCTGGTCCCGGCCTTCGTGCTGTTGCTGATGCATGACGACGGAACGGATCCGGTCTGGCGGGTCTTCGCCTGGGCCGCGTTCGCCGTCGCCATGATCACCGACATTTTCGACGGGCATCTGGCGCGCGCTTACAACCTGGTCACCGACTTCGGCAAGATCGCTGACCCGATCGCGGACAAGGCGATCATGGGTGCCGCGTTGATCTGTCTGTCGGTGCTGGGGGATCTGCCCTGGTGGGTGACCGGCGTGATCCTCTTCCGGGAGCTCGGCATCACGCTGATGCGGTTCTGGGTGATCAAGCACGGTGTCATTCCGGCCAGTCGTGGCGGCAAAATCAAGACATTGGCGCAGGGCACCGCGGTCGGTATGTACGTCCTGGTGCTGACCGGTCCGCTGGCCACGTTCCGCTGGTGGGTGATGGCGGTGGCGGTGGCGCTGACCGTCGTCACCGGACTCGACTACGTGCGGCAGGCCGTGGTCCTGCGCCGGGCCGGGCTGGCCCGGGAGCGGGCCCTGTGCGCCGAGCGGGACGCGGTCCGGTGA
- a CDS encoding DNA translocase FtsK: protein MASRTSGKGTQSAAGPSKQRAGRTAGAAKKTAAKKAPAKPPAKKAAAKKAPAKKASAKRAPAKKAAPKPVPSPTGGVYRLARACWLGLAHGIGALFRGMGRGAKNLDPAHRKDGLALLLLGLALVIAAGTWSSLSGPVGDLVELLVTGAFGRLDLVVPILLGGIAVRLIRHPEKPEANGRIVIGLSALVVGILGQVAMACGSPGRDDGLAAIQDAGGYLGWVASKPLIFTVGQTLAVALLALLTLFGLLVVTATPVNAIPQRLRALGIKLGVVHPVADEAYYDEAEDYAEEWREQPVRRPRRSAPAPAANDPDAIEEAALAKRRRPRRAAAQPDPDRPMDAVDVAAAAAAALDGAVLHGVQPSPLVAGLSSGLSGERRGRGGEDTAGESGTVPPARGAEPEPPAAERTPAVPDFTKAPPEPSGELPARAEQLQLAGDITYSLPSLDLLSRGGPGKTRSAANDAIVTALTTVFQEFKVDAAVTGFTRGPTVTRYEVELGPAVKVEKITALAKNIAYAVASPDVRIISPIPGKSAVGIEIPNTDREMVNLGDVLRLADAAGDEHPMLVALGKDVEGGYVMANMTKMPHVLVAGATGSGKSSCINCLITSVMVRATPEDVRMVLVDPKRVELTAYEGIPHLITPIITNPKRAAEALQWVVREMDLRYDDLAAYGFRHIDDFNEAVRNGKVSAPEGSERELAPYPYLLVIVDELADLMMVAPRDVEDSIVRITQLARAAGIHLVLATQRPSVDVVTGLIKANVPSRLAFATSSLADSRVILDQPGAEKLIGKGDGLFLPMGANKPVRMQGAFVTEEEVAAVVQHCKDQMAPVFRDDVTVGTAKKKEIDEDIGDDLDLLCQAAELVVSTQFGSTSMLQRKLRVGFAKAGRLMDLMESRNIVGPSEGSKARDVLVKPDELDGVLAVIRGEATE from the coding sequence ATGGCCTCACGTACGTCCGGCAAGGGAACCCAGAGCGCGGCGGGCCCCTCCAAGCAGCGCGCCGGACGCACCGCGGGCGCCGCCAAGAAGACCGCAGCGAAGAAAGCGCCCGCGAAGCCGCCTGCCAAGAAGGCGGCCGCGAAGAAGGCACCGGCCAAGAAGGCATCGGCCAAGAGGGCACCCGCCAAGAAGGCCGCTCCCAAACCGGTGCCGTCACCCACCGGCGGTGTCTACCGTCTCGCCCGCGCCTGCTGGCTGGGGCTCGCGCACGGCATCGGGGCGCTGTTCCGCGGGATGGGCCGGGGCGCGAAGAACCTCGATCCGGCGCACCGCAAGGACGGGCTGGCGCTGTTGTTGCTCGGGCTGGCGCTGGTGATCGCGGCCGGCACCTGGTCCAGCCTCAGCGGCCCGGTCGGCGACCTCGTCGAGCTGCTGGTGACCGGCGCGTTCGGCCGCCTCGATCTGGTCGTACCGATACTGCTCGGCGGTATCGCCGTACGCCTCATCCGGCACCCCGAGAAGCCGGAGGCCAACGGCCGGATCGTCATCGGGCTGTCCGCGCTGGTCGTCGGCATACTCGGACAGGTCGCGATGGCCTGCGGCTCGCCGGGCCGGGACGACGGTCTGGCCGCCATACAGGACGCCGGCGGCTATCTCGGCTGGGTCGCGTCCAAGCCGCTGATCTTCACCGTCGGACAGACCCTGGCGGTGGCGCTGCTGGCGCTGCTGACCCTCTTCGGGCTGCTGGTGGTCACCGCGACGCCGGTGAACGCCATTCCGCAGCGGCTGCGGGCGCTCGGCATCAAGCTGGGCGTGGTGCACCCGGTGGCGGACGAGGCGTACTACGACGAGGCCGAGGACTATGCGGAGGAGTGGCGTGAGCAGCCCGTCCGCAGGCCGCGTCGCAGCGCCCCCGCACCGGCCGCGAACGACCCGGACGCGATAGAGGAAGCGGCCCTGGCCAAGCGGCGCCGCCCGCGCCGCGCCGCCGCACAGCCCGACCCGGACCGGCCGATGGACGCGGTGGACGTGGCCGCCGCGGCCGCCGCCGCGCTGGACGGCGCGGTGCTGCACGGCGTCCAGCCCTCACCGCTCGTCGCCGGCCTCAGCAGCGGCCTCTCCGGGGAGCGCCGGGGCCGCGGCGGTGAGGACACCGCGGGGGAGAGCGGCACGGTGCCGCCGGCCCGGGGAGCGGAGCCGGAGCCGCCCGCCGCCGAGCGCACCCCGGCGGTCCCGGACTTCACCAAGGCCCCGCCCGAGCCCTCGGGGGAGCTGCCGGCCCGCGCCGAGCAGCTCCAGCTGGCCGGCGACATCACCTACTCGCTGCCCTCGCTGGACCTGCTCTCGCGGGGCGGGCCCGGCAAGACCCGCAGTGCCGCGAACGACGCCATAGTGACCGCGCTGACCACGGTCTTCCAGGAGTTCAAGGTCGATGCCGCGGTCACCGGCTTCACCCGGGGCCCGACGGTCACCCGCTACGAGGTCGAGCTCGGCCCGGCCGTCAAGGTCGAGAAGATCACCGCCCTGGCCAAGAACATCGCCTACGCGGTGGCCAGCCCCGACGTCCGCATCATCAGCCCGATCCCCGGCAAGTCCGCGGTCGGCATCGAGATCCCCAACACCGACCGCGAGATGGTCAACCTCGGCGATGTGCTGCGGCTGGCCGACGCCGCGGGCGATGAGCATCCGATGCTGGTGGCGCTCGGCAAGGACGTCGAGGGCGGCTACGTCATGGCCAACATGACGAAGATGCCGCATGTCCTGGTGGCCGGTGCCACCGGCTCCGGCAAGTCCTCCTGCATCAACTGTCTGATCACCTCGGTGATGGTGCGGGCCACGCCGGAGGACGTGCGGATGGTGCTGGTCGACCCCAAGCGCGTCGAGCTGACCGCGTACGAGGGCATCCCGCATCTGATCACGCCGATCATCACCAACCCCAAGCGCGCCGCCGAGGCGCTGCAGTGGGTGGTGCGCGAGATGGACCTGCGCTATGACGACCTCGCGGCCTACGGCTTCCGGCACATCGACGACTTCAACGAAGCGGTGCGCAACGGCAAGGTCAGCGCCCCCGAGGGCAGCGAGCGCGAGCTGGCGCCGTACCCGTATCTGCTGGTGATCGTCGATGAGCTGGCGGACCTGATGATGGTCGCGCCGCGGGATGTGGAGGACTCGATCGTCCGCATCACCCAGCTCGCCCGCGCGGCGGGCATCCATCTGGTGCTCGCCACCCAGCGCCCGTCCGTCGATGTGGTCACCGGCCTGATCAAGGCCAATGTGCCCTCCCGGCTCGCGTTCGCCACCTCCTCCCTGGCCGACAGCCGGGTCATCCTCGACCAGCCGGGCGCCGAGAAGCTGATCGGCAAGGGCGACGGGCTGTTCCTGCCGATGGGCGCCAACAAGCCGGTGCGGATGCAGGGCGCTTTCGTGACCGAGGAGGAGGTCGCGGCCGTCGTCCAGCACTGCAAGGACCAGATGGCGCCCGTCTTCCGCGATGACGTCACGGTCGGCACGGCGAAGAAGAAGGAGATCGACGAGGACATCGGCGATGACCTCGATCTGCTGTGTCAGGCCGCTGAGCTGGTGGTTTCCACTCAGTTCGGGTCGACGTCGATGCTCCAGCGCAAGCTGCGGGTGGGGTTCGCCAAGGCCGGGCGGCTGATGGACCTGATGGAGTCGCGGAACATCGTCGGGCCGAGCGAGGGATCGAAGGCTCGTGACGTTCTTGTGAAGCCTGACGAACTGGACGGAGTGCTGGCGGTGATCCGGGGGGAGGCTACGGAGTAG
- a CDS encoding helix-turn-helix domain-containing protein, whose translation MSIGNSPEADRPSVGAALQKARIGAGLTVEEVSTTTRVRIPLVHAIEQDDFSRCGGDVYARGHIRALARAVSLDPQFLIDQFDAEHGGRPAPTPAAPLFEAERIRSEPRRPNWTAAMVAAIVAVVGFAGFTLFTGGDKSGGGPITAGDAHAKPAPAPTRHPSTIKPPLKPEPSDSAVAGLPKDKVTIKVTARDGQSWLSAKDANGKLLEDGLLKQGESKTITDKKRIDLVLGNAGAVQLYVNGKEVKRVGEKGTVERLSYTPGDPQAG comes from the coding sequence GTGTCCATCGGCAACTCCCCCGAAGCAGACCGGCCTTCCGTCGGTGCTGCCCTCCAGAAGGCCCGTATCGGAGCGGGACTGACCGTTGAAGAGGTCAGTACGACGACACGGGTGCGCATCCCCCTGGTGCACGCGATCGAGCAGGACGACTTCTCCCGCTGTGGTGGCGACGTCTACGCCCGGGGGCACATCCGGGCGCTCGCCCGTGCCGTCTCCCTCGACCCCCAATTCCTGATCGACCAGTTCGACGCCGAGCACGGCGGCCGGCCCGCGCCGACCCCCGCCGCACCGCTCTTCGAAGCCGAACGGATCCGCTCCGAGCCGCGCCGCCCCAATTGGACCGCGGCGATGGTCGCGGCGATCGTCGCCGTGGTGGGTTTCGCGGGTTTCACGCTCTTCACGGGCGGCGACAAGAGCGGCGGCGGCCCGATCACGGCCGGTGACGCGCATGCGAAGCCGGCGCCGGCCCCCACCCGCCATCCCTCCACCATCAAGCCGCCCCTCAAGCCCGAGCCCTCCGACAGCGCCGTCGCCGGTCTGCCGAAGGACAAGGTCACGATCAAGGTGACCGCCCGCGACGGCCAGAGCTGGCTCTCCGCCAAGGACGCCAACGGCAAGCTCCTGGAGGACGGTCTGCTCAAGCAGGGCGAGTCCAAGACCATCACCGACAAGAAGCGGATCGACCTCGTCCTCGGTAACGCCGGAGCCGTGCAGCTGTACGTCAACGGCAAGGAGGTCAAGCGGGTCGGCGAGAAGGGCACCGTCGAGCGGCTCAGCTACACGCCAGGGGACCCCCAGGCGGGCTGA
- a CDS encoding CinA family protein codes for MSGPGSAAAGALEALAGRGQSLAVAESLTGGLVAGALTAVPGASRVVRGSVTAYATEVKRELLGVDGALLAARGAVDGEVARQMASGARRVLGADWGLATTGVAGPDPQDGHPVGTVFVAVQGPDGAGAVRRLSLAGDRDRIRQDTIRAVLALLLSELTENTRAQDTEQHGGNGCLQP; via the coding sequence GTGAGTGGGCCGGGTTCTGCCGCCGCCGGGGCGCTGGAGGCGCTCGCCGGGCGGGGACAGAGCCTGGCCGTGGCCGAATCGCTGACCGGCGGACTGGTGGCGGGTGCGCTGACCGCGGTCCCGGGGGCCTCGCGGGTGGTCCGGGGCTCGGTCACGGCGTATGCGACCGAGGTCAAGCGGGAGCTGCTGGGTGTGGACGGCGCCCTGCTGGCCGCGCGCGGAGCCGTGGACGGCGAGGTCGCCCGGCAGATGGCGAGCGGTGCGCGGCGGGTGCTGGGAGCCGACTGGGGCCTTGCCACCACGGGGGTGGCCGGCCCCGATCCTCAGGACGGGCATCCGGTGGGCACCGTTTTCGTGGCGGTCCAGGGGCCGGACGGTGCCGGAGCGGTGCGGCGGCTGTCGCTGGCGGGAGATCGTGACCGGATCCGCCAGGACACCATTCGCGCCGTGCTCGCACTGTTGTTGAGCGAACTGACAGAAAATACGCGGGCACAGGATACGGAACAACACGGGGGGAATGGATGTTTGCAGCCCTGA
- a CDS encoding response regulator: MVQKAKILLVDDRPENLLALEAILSALDQTLVRASSGEEALKALLTDDFAVILLDVQMPGMDGFETAAHIKRRERTRDIPIIFLTAINHGPHHTFRGYAAGAVDYISKPFDPWVLRAKVSVFVELYMKNCQLREQASLLRLQLEGGRPSADEARESAGLLAELSARLAAVEEQAEALSKQLDETADAAAVATAAHLERKLTGLRRALDALEPGSGSAAG, translated from the coding sequence ATGGTGCAGAAGGCCAAGATCCTCCTGGTCGATGACCGGCCGGAGAATCTGCTGGCGCTGGAGGCGATCCTCTCCGCGCTCGATCAGACACTGGTACGGGCATCGTCCGGGGAGGAAGCGCTCAAAGCACTGCTCACGGACGATTTCGCGGTGATTCTGCTCGATGTGCAGATGCCGGGGATGGACGGATTCGAGACCGCGGCGCACATCAAGCGGCGCGAGCGGACCCGCGACATCCCGATCATCTTCCTCACGGCCATCAACCACGGCCCGCATCACACCTTCCGCGGATATGCGGCCGGCGCGGTGGACTACATCTCCAAGCCGTTCGACCCGTGGGTGCTGCGCGCCAAGGTCTCGGTGTTCGTCGAGCTGTACATGAAGAACTGCCAACTGCGGGAGCAGGCATCCCTGCTGAGGCTGCAGCTGGAGGGCGGACGGCCGAGCGCCGACGAGGCGCGGGAGTCCGCGGGGCTGCTCGCCGAGCTCTCCGCGCGGCTGGCCGCGGTCGAGGAGCAGGCCGAGGCGCTGTCCAAGCAGCTGGACGAGACGGCGGACGCGGCGGCGGTGGCCACCGCGGCGCATCTGGAGCGCAAACTGACCGGATTGCGCAGGGCGCTGGACGCCCTGGAGCCGGGGTCGGGAAGCGCCGCGGGGTGA
- a CDS encoding helix-turn-helix domain-containing protein encodes MILLRRLLGDVLRRQRQRQGRTLREVSSSARVSLGYLSEVERGQKEASSELLSSICDALDVRMSELMREVSDELALAELAASAAASDPVPAPVRPKLNSVSVTSLAGVPEDRVTIKSPADVVDVVAA; translated from the coding sequence ATGATTCTGCTTCGTCGCCTGCTGGGTGACGTGCTGCGCCGACAGCGTCAGCGCCAGGGCCGAACCCTGCGCGAGGTCTCTTCCTCCGCCCGGGTATCGCTCGGCTATTTGTCCGAGGTCGAGAGGGGGCAGAAGGAGGCGTCCTCCGAGCTGCTCTCGTCGATCTGTGACGCGCTGGACGTGCGCATGTCCGAGCTCATGCGAGAGGTCAGCGATGAGCTGGCGCTCGCCGAGCTGGCAGCGTCCGCGGCCGCGAGCGACCCGGTGCCCGCACCGGTACGGCCGAAGCTCAATTCGGTGTCCGTCACGTCCCTGGCCGGTGTGCCGGAGGACCGCGTGACCATCAAGTCCCCGGCCGACGTCGTGGATGTCGTCGCGGCCTGA